A single Actinomadura algeriensis DNA region contains:
- a CDS encoding EcsC family protein: protein MSAYERRSWEQSLKRLHEPPRKALMPKKARDLVSTTTDKAADFADAHLPVATVKSIVTKTLDGTLELTFKPALRSANAEKALRGYEKKHPSVQVSEDLKKLDLEELDRFRRRKGAYVTTSAVQGGVTSLATTGSVVSSTVSGGVTSGAVVAALAADTVASLAMMGRSVGSVAVRYGYDVRLPDEELFAMGVLSLGVAGSLQAKYAALANLSRLTQEMMRQATWRQLNEHVLVRVIQRVYQALGFKLVHRKLAQTVPVVGIGINAALSANMTRHVYQRAEDVYRIRFLSEKYGLDPQSWLEGAADVHDDPESESDMPNIADILDEERDDEARDD from the coding sequence ATGAGCGCCTACGAGCGCCGTTCCTGGGAACAGAGCCTGAAGCGCCTCCATGAACCACCGCGCAAGGCGCTCATGCCCAAGAAGGCGCGAGACCTCGTGAGCACGACGACCGACAAGGCCGCTGATTTCGCCGACGCTCACCTGCCGGTGGCGACCGTGAAGAGCATCGTGACGAAAACCCTTGACGGGACTCTCGAACTCACCTTCAAACCCGCCCTCCGCTCCGCGAATGCCGAAAAGGCGCTTCGCGGGTACGAAAAGAAGCACCCGTCCGTACAGGTGTCGGAGGACCTCAAGAAGCTCGACCTCGAAGAACTCGACCGGTTCCGGCGCCGCAAGGGGGCGTACGTCACGACCTCGGCGGTGCAGGGAGGCGTCACGTCGCTCGCCACCACCGGATCGGTGGTCTCGTCGACGGTCAGCGGAGGGGTGACGTCGGGCGCGGTGGTCGCCGCGCTCGCTGCCGACACGGTTGCCTCGCTGGCGATGATGGGCCGCAGCGTCGGGTCGGTGGCGGTGCGGTACGGATACGACGTCCGGCTTCCCGACGAGGAGCTCTTCGCGATGGGCGTGCTGTCCTTGGGCGTGGCGGGGTCGCTCCAAGCGAAGTACGCGGCGCTCGCGAACCTGTCGCGCCTCACGCAGGAGATGATGCGGCAAGCGACGTGGAGGCAGCTCAATGAGCATGTTCTCGTCCGGGTGATCCAACGTGTGTATCAGGCACTCGGTTTCAAGCTCGTTCATCGAAAGCTCGCTCAGACGGTGCCGGTCGTCGGGATCGGAATCAACGCCGCGTTGAGCGCGAATATGACCCGGCACGTGTATCAGCGCGCCGAGGACGTCTACCGCATCCGATTCCTGTCGGAGAAGTACGGTCTCGACCCGCAGTCCTGGCTTGAAGGCGCCGCTGACGTCCACGACGATCCGGAGTCCGAGTCGGACATGCCGAATATCGCCGACATCCTCGATGAGGAGCGAGACGACGAAGCGCGAGACGACTAA
- a CDS encoding DUF397 domain-containing protein: MGRIPAGRPLPRLLTDEHGRSAERTGRPQHVTQQYNGWRKSSHSNPDTDCVEVGRSPHGTIGVRDTKQNGTGPVLDFTPHEWAAFLRAVRSPKS; encoded by the coding sequence GTGGGCCGCATTCCTGCGGGCCGTCCGCTCCCCCGCCTCCTGACGGACGAGCACGGCCGATCGGCTGAGCGAACAGGCAGGCCCCAACACGTGACGCAGCAGTACAACGGATGGCGTAAATCCAGCCACAGCAACCCCGACACCGACTGTGTCGAAGTAGGCCGATCCCCCCACGGCACCATCGGAGTACGCGACACCAAGCAGAACGGCACCGGCCCCGTCCTCGACTTCACCCCTCACGAGTGGGCCGCGTTCCTACGTGCCGTCCGCTCCCCCAAGTCCTAG
- a CDS encoding DUF397 domain-containing protein: MNPQYSGWRKSSHSNPDSECVEVGRSVEGTIGIRDTKQDSTGPVLDLTPHEWAAFLRAVRSPAS, translated from the coding sequence GTGAATCCGCAGTACAGCGGCTGGCGCAAGTCGAGCCACAGCAACCCGGACTCCGAATGTGTCGAGGTCGGACGTTCCGTCGAGGGCACCATCGGCATACGCGACACCAAGCAGGACAGCACCGGCCCCGTCCTCGACCTCACCCCCCACGAGTGGGCCGCATTCCTGCGGGCCGTCCGCTCCCCCGCCTCCTGA
- a CDS encoding helix-turn-helix domain-containing protein: protein MTSPYIRRLRLATELRTLREQAGVTAGDLAQRIYRSRTLISKLENAHCNPNLGDVSNILNALDVTGEKVDEIFTIARDAAARGWWDSYGDAMGARQRMYANIESGAATIRGYNQFTLPGLLQSPEFTQALIAIDKHEGTKIDYVPERSLEARRRRQEAVFQPDGPYFETVLDEFVLRRLAVPTETLANQLHHMVGVLTREPRFTVLVLPTDARLSPGRLPVSGYMIYTFPDPGDPAIAVAESVSSCTIHAQPEEVAQYERLHDRLREAALPALDSLSLLADTADRLSEQVGHGK from the coding sequence GTGACCAGTCCGTACATACGACGACTCCGCCTCGCCACCGAACTACGCACCCTGCGCGAGCAGGCCGGCGTGACCGCGGGCGACCTGGCCCAGCGGATCTACCGCTCCCGCACCCTGATCTCCAAACTGGAGAACGCCCACTGCAACCCCAACCTCGGCGACGTCTCGAACATCCTCAACGCTCTCGACGTCACCGGCGAGAAGGTCGACGAGATCTTCACCATCGCCCGCGACGCCGCCGCGCGCGGATGGTGGGATTCATATGGCGACGCCATGGGCGCACGTCAGCGCATGTACGCCAACATCGAGTCCGGCGCAGCCACCATCCGCGGCTACAACCAGTTCACGCTTCCCGGCCTTCTCCAAAGCCCCGAGTTCACCCAAGCCCTCATCGCCATCGACAAACATGAGGGAACGAAGATCGACTACGTTCCGGAACGAAGCCTGGAAGCACGTCGGCGCAGGCAGGAAGCCGTCTTCCAGCCGGATGGCCCATACTTCGAAACCGTCCTGGACGAGTTCGTCTTGAGGCGGCTCGCCGTCCCCACCGAAACCCTGGCGAACCAACTCCATCACATGGTCGGAGTGCTCACCCGTGAACCACGTTTCACCGTCCTGGTACTGCCGACGGACGCCCGCCTCTCGCCGGGACGTCTGCCAGTGTCGGGATACATGATCTACACATTTCCTGACCCGGGAGATCCTGCGATAGCCGTGGCCGAGAGTGTCAGCTCCTGCACCATCCACGCACAGCCGGAGGAGGTGGCACAGTATGAACGTCTCCATGACCGGCTCCGTGAGGCCGCGCTGCCCGCGCTGGACAGCCTCTCTCTCCTGGCGGACACGGCTGATCGGCTCAGTGAACAGGTAGGCCACGGAAAGTGA
- a CDS encoding ATP-binding protein gives MLLAVSDFAQPGTSMYWRRGFPGTTDQARVVRAFAAHLLADFPALDDVLLVVDELAVNAVRHTRSGRDGGRFTVEICMDLAGVIVYVADEGGPGEPRLRDITDLVESGRGLLTVEALASSWSWTGDERGRTVRATFPRVVPAPVRSTGN, from the coding sequence ATGTTGCTCGCCGTTTCCGACTTCGCGCAGCCCGGGACGTCCATGTACTGGCGGCGCGGGTTCCCCGGCACGACCGACCAGGCTCGGGTCGTCCGGGCGTTCGCGGCGCACCTGCTCGCCGACTTCCCGGCGCTGGACGACGTGCTCCTCGTTGTGGACGAACTGGCTGTGAACGCCGTCCGGCACACCCGGTCCGGACGGGACGGCGGCCGGTTCACCGTCGAGATCTGCATGGACCTGGCCGGCGTCATCGTCTACGTCGCCGATGAGGGCGGGCCGGGGGAGCCGCGCCTGCGGGACATCACCGACCTCGTCGAGAGCGGCCGGGGGCTGCTGACCGTGGAGGCCCTCGCGTCGTCGTGGTCCTGGACGGGTGACGAACGGGGCCGCACCGTCCGGGCGACCTTTCCCCGCGTGGTTCCCGCTCCGGTCCGTTCGACGGGCAATTGA
- a CDS encoding LysR family transcriptional regulator encodes MHDLETRELRYFVAVAEELHFGRAADRLGIAQPPLSRAVRQLEQRLGVPLLDRNRRGATLTDAGEVLLREARTALDAVAAAARRTRRAGDPNRPLVLVTKAGASHELLQRLLDTAAAPVEILLCEVGEQAGLLRDGHADVALMHRPFDDLAGFDTEDLCVEGQVAILPATHPLASHDRLTLADVQNVPDLPIARWPRLDGTYPDGPGPEVRTQSKLAQLVALGRTLLVIPASSRAWQWPEHVAVPVVDAPDVTTVIAWPPNSRSRAVAALVRAAADLREQAPVRT; translated from the coding sequence GTGCACGATCTCGAGACCCGCGAACTCCGGTACTTCGTCGCCGTCGCCGAGGAGCTGCACTTCGGACGCGCCGCCGACCGGCTCGGGATCGCGCAGCCACCGCTCTCCCGCGCCGTCCGCCAGTTGGAACAGCGGCTCGGCGTCCCGCTCCTCGACCGGAACCGCCGGGGAGCGACGCTCACCGACGCCGGCGAGGTGCTGCTCCGCGAGGCGCGAACGGCCCTCGACGCGGTGGCCGCCGCCGCCCGCCGGACGCGACGAGCCGGAGACCCGAACCGTCCGCTGGTGCTCGTGACGAAGGCCGGCGCCTCCCACGAACTGCTGCAACGACTCCTCGACACCGCCGCGGCGCCGGTCGAGATCCTCCTGTGCGAGGTCGGCGAGCAGGCCGGACTGCTCCGCGACGGGCACGCCGACGTGGCGCTCATGCACCGCCCGTTCGACGATCTCGCCGGATTCGACACCGAGGACCTCTGCGTCGAAGGCCAGGTCGCGATCCTCCCCGCGACGCACCCGCTCGCGTCACACGATCGGCTCACGCTGGCGGACGTCCAGAACGTCCCGGACCTCCCGATCGCCCGATGGCCCCGGCTCGACGGAACCTACCCGGACGGGCCCGGGCCGGAGGTCCGCACGCAGTCGAAGCTCGCCCAGCTCGTCGCGCTCGGCAGGACGCTGCTCGTCATCCCCGCGTCCAGCCGCGCCTGGCAGTGGCCCGAACACGTCGCGGTCCCCGTCGTCGACGCCCCGGACGTCACCACGGTGATCGCATGGCCCCCGAACAGCCGCTCCCGGGCGGTCGCCGCCCTCGTCCGCGCGGCTGCCGACCTCCGCGAGCAGGCCCCCGTCCGGACGTAG
- a CDS encoding SDR family oxidoreductase has product MERVNETKTALVTGANKGIGFAIAQGLGAIGFTVAVGARDDIRRKEAVERLRAAGADAFGVALDVTSDDGVAAAAKTIERTAGRLDVLVNNAGISGRFDGGAQDPTTLDLDVVRAVLDTNVFGVVRVTNAMLPLLTRAGSARIVNMSSNMGSLTLQTGPIMAAYAPSKTMLNSITAQYARRLADTNVIVNAACPGYVATDFTGFDGPRTPEQGAAIAIRLATLPDDGPRGGFFDDAGVVPW; this is encoded by the coding sequence ATGGAACGCGTGAACGAGACGAAGACCGCGCTGGTCACCGGCGCGAACAAGGGAATCGGTTTCGCCATCGCCCAGGGGCTCGGGGCGATCGGCTTCACGGTCGCGGTGGGCGCACGGGACGACATCAGGCGTAAGGAAGCGGTCGAGCGGCTGCGCGCGGCGGGCGCCGACGCGTTCGGGGTCGCACTCGACGTCACGTCCGACGACGGTGTGGCCGCGGCGGCGAAGACCATCGAGCGGACGGCCGGACGGCTCGACGTGCTCGTCAACAACGCCGGTATCTCCGGCCGGTTCGACGGGGGCGCGCAGGACCCGACGACGCTCGACCTCGACGTCGTCCGCGCGGTCCTCGACACGAACGTGTTCGGGGTCGTCCGGGTGACGAACGCGATGCTCCCGCTGCTCACCCGTGCCGGCTCGGCGCGCATCGTCAACATGTCGAGCAACATGGGCTCGCTGACCCTGCAGACCGGCCCGATCATGGCCGCGTACGCACCGTCGAAGACGATGCTCAACAGCATCACGGCACAGTACGCGCGCCGGCTCGCCGACACGAACGTCATCGTCAACGCCGCCTGCCCCGGCTACGTGGCGACCGACTTCACCGGCTTCGACGGACCGCGGACGCCCGAGCAGGGCGCCGCGATCGCGATCCGCCTCGCCACCCTGCCCGACGACGGCCCGCGCGGCGGCTTCTTCGACGACGCGGGCGTCGTCCCCTGGTGA
- a CDS encoding HEAT repeat domain-containing protein, whose translation MRGNDARVRADAFDFLREHADAYVGELIAEFAAEDDDGLRCLLLELVAEARSVRALELFRDQLESMDESLRFWAVRGLEMLDTREAWQALDRAQADGLIA comes from the coding sequence ATGCGGGGAAACGACGCGCGGGTCCGGGCGGACGCGTTCGACTTCCTGCGCGAGCACGCCGACGCGTACGTCGGCGAGCTGATCGCGGAGTTCGCGGCGGAGGACGACGACGGCCTGCGCTGCCTGCTGCTCGAACTCGTCGCCGAAGCCAGGTCCGTCCGGGCCCTGGAGCTCTTCCGCGACCAGCTGGAGAGCATGGACGAGTCGCTGCGGTTCTGGGCGGTCCGGGGCCTGGAGATGCTCGACACCCGCGAGGCGTGGCAGGCGCTGGACCGCGCCCAAGCCGACGGCCTCATCGCCTGA